The stretch of DNA ttttatttattataatagcaaaagatttatataacttagaatgtacaaaatgtaatattgacGCAGTGATTTAtcatgagaataaaaaattgtttgtttatatattaatgttttcttaaaatggaatatttataaattgttcattttagattttataattttgcactTCATTATGCTTTTCTGTTTCATGCGAAAATACTCTTTTGTatattccttttatatattttgctaaatttatttaatatctcttcTCGTAGAATCGCTACAATATAAAACTACAAAGCATTAAGAAAAAGTcggtaaaagaaataataggaAATAAGTAGCACAAACTATACTAAGACTCAAATCCTTTTCAAGTGaagtttgtaattataatcttttcataaaattagatttcctttaaattataacaaaatttttctcttctttgttCTCATgtgtacttaaaaaaaaaaaaaaaaaaaaaaaaaaaaaaaatacgacatTGAATGCTTTATTTGAACGTAGAATAGTAGTTGCAGATAGAAAATTGTTGATATTAAGTCTCAGTTTCAGAGGcctgaaataaaagaaatatttttactataaaaatttcttttttttattacatttaatgtgCCAGAGTGAGCGATATATATCCCcattgacaatattttaagCGGAAGACATAAAATAGAGTCTGCTGCAAagtaacataaaaaagaaagataaatataatttagtttgCATCAGACAAAAAACTTTATTCCCACTTCcctgtaatattaatttttgcattgtCAAAAAACGCCTATTTCTATTTGATTCACATGAAGccaaatcaattaattactcGTATACATTTCAGATTAAAgtactttatattttgtcaCATTTAGTAGTATTTATTGTCTCTATAAACtgtatgcataaaaaaataatatattgtaagctagtaaaaagaaaaagagaaaaattgtctaaaaaatattttttacgtcgtacaattatttattaaagatttttacgtattatatatgtgatgcattttatatatatgtatatatctataaatatagacaaaataaaaagtacatcaatctctaatttttaaaaatattatttattaacagtaaaaatttatgaacttACACTAGGATCGCAGTCGGCACAGTGCCAGGAATAGCCTCTCCTCTTCGGAGACTTTTTTACAGGAGGATCTAAGCATGTAAAATGATAGCACTTCTTACATTCGTCACACCTAGAATAAAGGATTAAATGTGTAGCAAAAAGGATCATTATAATTCTAGAGTACAACTCTaagtattttaagatttaaactatcatagttgttaatttcaaaagtcctaattatttcaaacttaCATAACGAGATTTTGGTTGGTGCCGGGAGTATCACAGACATTACATTGCGTCATAAGGTCCGTATCTTTCCCTCTCTTCGTTCCCGTCGACAGCCGACCACTGCTATTCATAGACACGTTTACAGGAGGGACATTTACAGTCGGTGGTGGCACAGGTGATGGTGGTGGCAACGTGATTTCAGTACTCGTGGAAGTGGCTATGAACATTTGTGGGCTCGATTCTGAAGCTGCATCTCCTTCCGGTCGTGGAATTGATTTTATCTGCAttcaattcaatattttgtcaatttgTTGTTTAAATCGATAAAGCTAAAAcacacttaaaaaaaaaaaaaaaaaaaaaaaaagaaacaaataaatacttttattgtaATCCTTCTGTGAAATTCTGGTTGACTTTGAACTTCTGGATTTTCTATATCTAAACTTTTCCTTTTATGCTTCCTTTTTCTCTGTTTGACTCCAGTTATTGGATCTGGAGAATATCTCTTATGCTTctctctaataaaatatttatataaattagatatagttttagaatataagtagtaaatattatatattttatttagactaTTTCATGCACAcctccttcttttctttccaCTTCTTTGAGAGACAGATTCTGTCCCATCTGCTGAAGCTACCATGTATTCTGGTGAACCTTCTCTTATAGCGATATTATTAATGGATTGTTGATTGTACATTGATTCTGTTGTCTGTGGAAGTTCTATAGTTGATGGTTGCGGTCCCATTGGTTTAATAGTTAGCTGCAAAGATACATttgtttatgtattatatattaacactGTTGAGTTaaaatctttctatttataaaataaatacttttggTGTGGCATGTGTGTCAGGagcaataacatttattacattgcTAGTAGCATTCTTAAGCGTAATAGGTATGCTTGTTGTGGTTGTCTGCATTTCTTGCGGCGGTGTAGGTGTCGAATTGGCGTCATCCTTACAGTGCCTTAATTTACGTGGCGCTGATGTATCTATGCGTTCCACTTCCGACCCCGATGACTCTTTATCGCACTCTGAGCATTGCCtgcaaaaattgcaatattgaaaaatttaaatttaataattgaaacattaagcatatagtaattatttatattttcatgcgCACCATCCCATCTGTCTTGTTTTCTTAGGCATTCGTGCTAGAGGTGGGCTCAAACAGGACAAATGATAATGTAAATGACACGTGTCACACTTTGCGAGAAGATGCTGATTAGTCGACCGTCTACAGATGCCACATTGATGCCGTAAGGTCGTAAGCTCGTTTTTGTGATTTTGTTCTTGTGCCGCCTGGCTGCTCAACACTCTGCCCTCACGTACACCTTCCGCACCTTTACCCACAGGTAGTGGAAATCCGACGCCCATTTTTAAAGCGGCTGCAGTAGGTACGCCTAATCCTGTACCTGTAAAACAGAAAATACCCATAATGTATTCATTACGTTATTAGAAATTCAAACAATGCAACTTACCAAGCGTAGGTGTTATCCTTGGCTTTGCTAAATCGGTGATCGATGGTAAAGGTTTCACGTAACCAGCGCTTTTAAGTACTTGATGATACATTTCGATCTTTCCTTTCAATGTCAAGTTTACTTTGATTTGCTCTTCATTATCTTTCATTACTTCATCATATTTTCTGTCTAATCTTTGCTGCTCGTTCAATAATTGCGAATTAATGTCGAGAAGTTCCTGTAGTCTTCTCTTCATAGACGTCACACGCAAATTGCGATCCAAATAATAGCCGATAAATTCTACGCTAAAGGCGGGAGCGATATGCCACTTTTTTCTAACATCCACTAATGCCACCAGCTGAGATTCTTGTGCTTCCAATGCAGCTGTATCTACGCCCATCAGTTCTGCTTTCTTTGCCAATTGGCGACAAGCAGAAGCAGACGTAGTTAATAAGCGTGGCATCTTTTGTGTCGGTactataatgtattattagaaatatatatatatatatatatacatatatagtgtaatacgtttatatacaaaaaaattaatctaccCCATGGTGGTGGACGCGACGCTTTGTGAGCTAAATATTTATGTCTGTGTTTAGCCAATTTTCTTTGAATTCTACGTTGTTCATCCGTGTCTACATGATTGGGCTGTTTCAACACCTGTTGTCGATATTGTGCACGTAATTGCAAAGCTAACCAATTACGTTTACGTCTACGAACGAGAGATTTATCAGAGTGCAATTTGCAATGTGCATAGAATGGATCGGCTTGATCGACTTCTTCACTGTGTGCCTCTGACAGTAAGCCTTCTCTCTGCGCgctgcaaaaaataatattttgcataagcaaattctgaaaatataaactGAGATGTGCGCTCTCTTGGTGAAAATATTACCATGTCACGTGAAAATACGTATGACACATTCCAGCATCACATTCGATGCATACGCCTGTGCGTGCATAACGTGAATCTTCACATAAAGAACACGTTTTTGCACCCCACTTGGTATATGCCATCTCAAATAGCGTTACGCTTGACAAACGATCAAcctaaaattcataatttacgaaattatatattattgagacATGCATtacatgatataaaattaacttactTCGCCGAAAGCAACACCAGGTACATAAAGAGCGCATACTAAATGAACCCATTTTCCGACAtctgtttctttaaaaattccgCCTTTGTTAGGACAGAGCTCGCACGATGGATCTTCGATTCCCGCACTACAGGCTTCGCAGAACCATGGTGCTGATTGGCATAGGGAGTCAGTACTCGAAAAACTTTCTACATCGGATACACCATAGCAAcctaaaatttaatgttttttcatataaatataaatatatatagtgtaaaaatggttttaaacacaattgttaaatatattttaaatagagacCTTCATGAACACTAACTCCACAACCATCACATTCAACAATTTCGTTTATGTCATCACTTCTGTCTCCTAAGCAACCGCAACaaattagcattttatttagtttttcatCAAGAGGACCACCCTTTAGAGCTTGCTGGTGAGCTTGTTCGATAACATCTCCTATAGTTAAGCCAGCATTATCCTTTCCTCTCAACAAAGGATCATCTAATGAATCGTCCGATTCCTCAGATGCATCTCCCTCTTCTATGGGAAACatgttttgttaaaattattacttacaaGACTGTGTATACAATGActtataatatgcaaataaatctCTTTATCTTTACAAAACATTTATACAATGTGTATTTTACTTTCATTCTCTTCTCTTATCATTAATACATAAGACAATTTCCTAACACTGTGCAATATATAAACGTTAATACAACTCACCTTTGCCAACATCATTAGAATCTACCGAATCATCATCCGACTCTTCGCAATGATCCTCAATCCTAAAATCGCTGTCATCTGAGCTCTCACCTAAATCAAAGTCAAGTAAAGATTGCTGTGCTGATTCCACCGGTTTTACTCTCCTCTTTTTGGGATCTCTCTcgactgtaaaaaaaaaaatttaattttttatagaccTAGTatccaaatatattttcagtataaaaaaaaatatgttcatCATTGCtccatatttatgtaaaaaaaacaatgttaatgaaagcaataatatttattgttgacAAAGTATtgcataacaatttttatggaaaaaaatataatataaagcaatATAATAGGTTATGTTTGTACATAATTTGGAACATACATGTGCTagtcataatattttcaatatctttcgcaattttaaaatctgaatatttttctatagcaCGAATTATCAATTACTGTTTTCGTATAAAATTCCTAACACATTGGaacattataacaattttaaaggcTTCCCATATATACTCTACACATCAAGAACGTCACTTGCAACACACACACGTATCTATGTACGCGGGCGGTTACGTTACCGGTAACATGTTAGGTTAATTTTATGTGTCAATAAATGaagttacaataataataaaatagttgatTATTATCACGATATTATCATGTATTCACAAAAGACACAAATTGGTTATTGTTAGGTTGTATTTGctgatatacataaattaatgatagatTTGAttgttacaattataaaataattgacagACTTCAAAATTACAGTACAATAAACACAATGTAgtacataaatacaatacatattaatacaattataggataagtaaaattcataatgcaataatacatgcattaatcaaataataattaatattgttcatAATATCTGCACAACCTTCTGCAGTAATTTCTGCAGAAATTTCATGATAATAtgatagttataataatagcaGGAAATGATAGcacaatataaatgataaaaaagtaaaacaatatattttagagaaataattatattaaatataaaatattcacacaTAATTTTCTACAGATAAATTATCACatttgtaaaagatatatctAGTATGATAGTTATGATTATAACATTGAATAactgttgaataaaaatataaaatacatacatatatacattagataaataattatattatactgaaaatttccatatacatataattttgttagaaaattatatttacaaatgtgagatatatttatcttataaatatttgttaatttttcaatattattatactgttACTCAatgttattatcataattatcatACTATTATGAAATTACTGCAGAAgttgtgaataaaatatatacagaattaattattatttaattaatgcatgAACATTGTGAATTATTtgctctataaataattatattaatatctgttatattcctatattatattgtaattttaaaggaGGCTTAGAGAGacagaaaattatacatataaatattgtattttgacatattcaatatttaatttaaatacctaaattttgtgtacacgcataaaataatttttctattattaaattgttgttactagaaaaattaaaataatttagaatcggcattttcgatatttaaatatggaaaaaataaaaaatgca from Anoplolepis gracilipes chromosome 16, ASM4749672v1, whole genome shotgun sequence encodes:
- the LOC140674802 gene encoding PHD finger protein 14 isoform X1 — encoded protein: MSQEDDVGFLYKTMIERDPKKRRVKPVESAQQSLLDFDLGESSDDSDFRIEDHCEESDDDSVDSNDVGKEEGDASEESDDSLDDPLLRGKDNAGLTIGDVIEQAHQQALKGGPLDEKLNKMLICCGCLGDRSDDINEIVECDGCGVSVHEGCYGVSDVESFSSTDSLCQSAPWFCEACSAGIEDPSCELCPNKGGIFKETDVGKWVHLVCALYVPGVAFGEVDRLSSVTLFEMAYTKWGAKTCSLCEDSRYARTGVCIECDAGMCHTYFHVTCAQREGLLSEAHSEEVDQADPFYAHCKLHSDKSLVRRRKRNWLALQLRAQYRQQVLKQPNHVDTDEQRRIQRKLAKHRHKYLAHKASRPPPWVPTQKMPRLLTTSASACRQLAKKAELMGVDTAALEAQESQLVALVDVRKKWHIAPAFSVEFIGYYLDRNLRVTSMKRRLQELLDINSQLLNEQQRLDRKYDEVMKDNEEQIKVNLTLKGKIEMYHQVLKSAGYVKPLPSITDLAKPRITPTLGTGLGVPTAAALKMGVGFPLPVGKGAEGVREGRVLSSQAAQEQNHKNELTTLRHQCGICRRSTNQHLLAKCDTCHLHYHLSCLSPPLARMPKKTRQMGWQCSECDKESSGSEVERIDTSAPRKLRHCKDDANSTPTPPQEMQTTTTSIPITLKNATSNVINVIAPDTHATPKLTIKPMGPQPSTIELPQTTESMYNQQSINNIAIREGSPEYMVASADGTESVSQRSGKKRRREKHKRYSPDPITGVKQRKRKHKRKSLDIENPEVQSQPEFHRRITIKIKSIPRPEGDAASESSPQMFIATSTSTEITLPPPSPVPPPTVNVPPVNVSMNSSGRLSTGTKRGKDTDLMTQCNVCDTPGTNQNLVMCDECKKCYHFTCLDPPVKKSPKRRGYSWHCADCDPSASETET
- the LOC140674802 gene encoding PHD finger protein 14 isoform X3, producing the protein MTSTFERDPKKRRVKPVESAQQSLLDFDLGESSDDSDFRIEDHCEESDDDSVDSNDVGKEEGDASEESDDSLDDPLLRGKDNAGLTIGDVIEQAHQQALKGGPLDEKLNKMLICCGCLGDRSDDINEIVECDGCGVSVHEGCYGVSDVESFSSTDSLCQSAPWFCEACSAGIEDPSCELCPNKGGIFKETDVGKWVHLVCALYVPGVAFGEVDRLSSVTLFEMAYTKWGAKTCSLCEDSRYARTGVCIECDAGMCHTYFHVTCAQREGLLSEAHSEEVDQADPFYAHCKLHSDKSLVRRRKRNWLALQLRAQYRQQVLKQPNHVDTDEQRRIQRKLAKHRHKYLAHKASRPPPWVPTQKMPRLLTTSASACRQLAKKAELMGVDTAALEAQESQLVALVDVRKKWHIAPAFSVEFIGYYLDRNLRVTSMKRRLQELLDINSQLLNEQQRLDRKYDEVMKDNEEQIKVNLTLKGKIEMYHQVLKSAGYVKPLPSITDLAKPRITPTLGTGLGVPTAAALKMGVGFPLPVGKGAEGVREGRVLSSQAAQEQNHKNELTTLRHQCGICRRSTNQHLLAKCDTCHLHYHLSCLSPPLARMPKKTRQMGWQCSECDKESSGSEVERIDTSAPRKLRHCKDDANSTPTPPQEMQTTTTSIPITLKNATSNVINVIAPDTHATPKLTIKPMGPQPSTIELPQTTESMYNQQSINNIAIREGSPEYMVASADGTESVSQRSGKKRRREKHKRYSPDPITGVKQRKRKHKRKSLDIENPEVQSQPEFHRRITIKIKSIPRPEGDAASESSPQMFIATSTSTEITLPPPSPVPPPTVNVPPVNVSMNSSGRLSTGTKRGKDTDLMTQCNVCDTPGTNQNLVMCDECKKCYHFTCLDPPVKKSPKRRGYSWHCADCDPSASETET
- the LOC140674802 gene encoding PHD finger protein 14 isoform X2, coding for MSQEDDVGFLYKTMIERDPKKRRVKPVESAQQSLLDFDLGESSDDSDFRIEDHCEESDDDSVDSNDVGKEEGDASEESDDSLDDPLLRGKDNAGLTIGDVIEQAHQQALKGGPLDEKLNKMLICCGCLGDRSDDINEIVECDGCGVSVHEGCYGVSDVESFSSTDSLCQSAPWFCEACSAGIEDPSCELCPNKGGIFKETDVGKWVHLVCALYVPGVAFGEVDRLSSVTLFEMAYTKWGAKTCSLCEDSRYARTGVCIECDAGMCHTYFHVTCAQREGLLSEAHSEEVDQADPFYAHCKLHSDKSLVRRRKRNWLALQLRAQYRQQVLKQPNHVDTDEQRRIQRKLAKHRHKYLAHKASRPPPWVPTQKMPRLLTTSASACRQLAKKAELMGVDTAALEAQESQLVALVDVRKKWHIAPAFSVEFIGYYLDRNLRVTSMKRRLQELLDINSQLLNEQQRLDRKYDEVMKDNEEQIKVNLTLKGKIEMYHQVLKSAGYVKPLPSITDLAKPRITPTLGTGLGVPTAAALKMGVGFPLPVGKGAEGVREGRVLSSQAAQEQNHKNELTTLRHQCGICRRSTNQHLLAKCDTCHLHYHLSCLSPPLARMPKKTRQMGWQCSECDKESSGSEVERIDTSAPRKLRHCKDDANSTPTPPQEMQTTTTSIPITLKNATSNVINVIAPDTHATPKLTIKPMGPQPSTIELPQTTESMYNQQSINNIAIREGSPEYMVASADGTESVSQRSGKKRRREKHKRYSPDPITGVKQRKRKHKRKSLDIENPEVQSQPEFHRRITIKIKSIPRPEGDAASESSPQMFIATSTSTEITLPPPSPVPPPTVNVPPVNVSMNSSGRLSTGTKRGKDTDLMTQCNVCDTPGTNQNLVMCDECKKCYHFTCLDPPVKKSPKRRGYSWHCADCDPSE